The DNA sequence ACAGAACAGTACCTCTGGAGAAGAAAAACAATGAACCCTGGAGATAAAGGAGTGAAGAGAAAGGGAAGTGACCGGCAGAGAGAAAAAATGTCTGTCATCGTTATGGCCGGGACAGAGGATGCCAGGAGGATAATCTCGAGGCTCTCAGGGATGCCATGGGTCGAGGTGACAGCCACTGCGACAACAGAGCATGGATCTGACCTTGCAGAGAAGTCTGGAGCCTCAAGGACAGTTACAGGAGCTCTGGACAGTGATGGGCTCCGTGAACTCATGGCAGACCTTGATGCCTGCATCCTGATTGACGCCACCCACCCCTTCGCAGCCCAGGCAACAGAAAATGCTCTCAGGGCCTGCAGGGAAACCGGAACCATTTATGTGAGGTTTGAAAGGCCGGAAGTTATCCCTGATGGAGTTATAAGGGTCGGTTCATTCAGGGAGGCCGGTGAAGTCGCCTCATCCCTCATAGGGGATGGGGAGGTTGTGATGCACCTTGCTGGTGTATCCACCCTGGGTGATGTCCTCAGATCCCTTGAACCTGAGAGGGTTGCTGTCCGCGTACTCCCCTCCACCTCATCCATCGAGAAATGCCTCCAGCTGGGGGTCCCGCCCAGCCATATCATCGCCATGCAGGGCAGATTCTCGGCTGAAATGAACCTCGCCCTCCTCCGGGAATACCGTGCAGGTGCTGTTATAACCAAGGAGAGCGGTGAAACAGGTGGGCTCCCTGAGAAGGTTGAGGCGGCATCAGAACTCGGCATACCGGTTATACTCGTGGAGAGACCGGAGGTTAACCTTGAGGGTGAGGCTGTCTTCGGTAACATCAACGACCTCATGGACCATGTGCTGAAGATCCTCAGGGATATGGGACAGCCAGGTGACTGAAGTGATACCCTGGACCTCGCACCGACCCTCTAACTGCTGATTTTCTACCCCATACTACCGATTTTCGAAGAGGACAACTTCAACTTCCTCTCCCTCATTGATGATCTCAACGTTCTTGGGGACCTCGATGTAACCATCGGCCCCTGCCAGGGCTGCTACTGCACCTGAATCCTTGAATATTGGGCGTGCATAATCCCCGTCCACCATCACAAGTGCATAGTGCACCCTGCCCCTTGATGAGTGGAGCCGCTCTGCAAGTTTAAGGGTTTTAACATGCCCTGAGGATGCCTTTCTACCTGACAGTTTCCTTATGAAGGGTTCTATGAGTGACATGAACACTATGAGGGCTGATACAGGGAACCCCGGGAGTCCGACAACAATTTTATCATCAACCACCCCGACTATAGTGGGTTTACCAGGCTTTATTGAGATACCATGAATAACCACCCTGCCCAGTTCATCCAGGACCTCCGAGAGTATGTCACCGGCCCCTGCAGATGTCCCCCCGGATGTTATTACCATATCAGCCTCCTCAAGGCCCCTGAGGATGGCATCCCTGAGCTCTCCATAGTCATCCCGCACTATCCCTCCATGTTTAACAGAGCAGCCAGCCTCCTTCAGGGCGGATGAAAGGCCCGCGGAATTTGAATCAAATATTTTACCTGGCTCTAGCTGTCCTGATGGCTCAATGAGTTCATTACCCGTGGATATAACACATACAGATGGTTTTGAAATCACATTGACGCGGGTTATCCCTGCAGCTGAGAGGGCTGCTATTTTATCGGGTGAAAGTACTGTTCCAGTCCTGAGGAGGACGTTTCCCGCCCTGATATCGGATCCCCTTGCAGCTATGTGCTGGGACGGGTAGGCAGGTCTCTGAATGTAAACCCGGTCCACCTCCTCCCAGGTGTACTCCACCATGACCACTGCGTCTGCACCCTCAGGCACAGGGGCCCCGGTGCTTATCCTGGTACACAAACCCTCAGCAACCTCAAGGGACGGTACAGACCCCGCCTCAACGGTCTCGATGCACCTCAGGGTGGCAGGGTTCTCCTCATCTGCCCCGAAGGTGTCCGCGGCCCTCACAGCATAGCCATCCCTGGAAGCCCTGTCAAATGGTGGGAGGTCCACCGGACTTTCGATGTCATCAGCAAGCACCCTTCCATCAGCATCCAGTATATCAACACTTTCAGTGCCCTGGCTGTAGAGTTCACTGAACAGTTCCCCTGTTATTCTCCTGGCATCATCCAGATCGATTATCTCAAGAAATTCAACACCCATCAAATCACCGCGAATCTAGTCTCCTGAGCAATTTATTTATATCTGCACGGGTAATAAATTATAATGTCTATTTCTTTGATTGCTGGATATTAAATTCCATTAAAATCAAAGTTAACCAACGAAAAAATCAGGAGGAGAGTATTTGAGTAGAGGACATCAGACACAGGAAGTCAGGCGTGTTAGGACCCCCAGGAGGGGTGAGATACCGGGAGTTGTTGAACAGATAATGGGCCACGGAAAACTGAAGGTGAGGTGTGCCGATGGCCATATAAGGCTCGGCCGTATCCCCGGGAAGATGAAAAAGAGGATATGGATACGTGAAGGGGACGTGGTCCTCGTTAAGCCCTGGGAGTTCCAGAGCGAAGAGAAGGCTGATATCGTCTGGAGATACACACGTACAGAGTCAAACTGGCTCGAAAGGAAGGGTTACCTTAAACTGTAAAGTTGATTTTAATGGACCCCGAAGAAACCGGGAAGGCCCCCGAGATCAGGGCCCTTAAATCCAGGGCAGTGAACAGGGTTGATTCCGACCTCGGCCGGATGGAGGCTGTTAAAAGATTGAAGGGTGTTGAGGACCGGCGGGTCGGTAGCGAGGTCTTTGATGAGCTGACCCTCAAAACCCTCTACAAGCTGGCGAATTCAGGTTACCTTGCTGTTCTCAATGGTGCTGTGAGTACCGGGAAGGAGGCCAATGTCTTCAAGGGCATCACAGACACCGACGACTTCGTTGCAGTCAAGATCTACCGGGTGGCCACATCCGACTTCAAGAAGATGCAGTACTACATCCAGGGGGACCCCAGATTCAAGGTCAGGACAACAAACAGGCGCCAGCTGGTCCAGGCCTGGGTTAACAAGGAATTCCGGAACCTTAAGAGGGCACTTGAGGCAGGGGTCCGTGTACCGGAACCGGTCACTGCAAGGGACAATGTGCTCATAATGGAATTCATTGGGAAGGATGGTGTTCCGGCGCCCACCATGCGGGACGCCCCACCAGAGGACCCTGAGGAAGCCCTTGAGACAATAATTGAATACATGCACCGCCTCTATAAGGGAGCCCGGCTTGTCCATGGGGATCTATCATTCTTCAACATACTCAACCATTGCGGTGAACCCGTGATAATAGATGTATCCCAGGCAATGGTGCTTGACCATCCCCTTGCCGGCGAACTCCTTGAAAGGGACATAGAGAACATAATACGTGACTTCAGAAGGATAGGAGTTTCTGTAAGTGCAGATTATATCCGGGAGAGGATAACCGGAAAGTGAACATGAAGAACCGGGAAAACATATATACTGTAGAAAAAAACCAGTATGATGTTAGGGGTCTCTACAGGGAATAAACAGCAGATCCATAGGCCAGGAAGTCCCTGATAATCGGCAAACCCATGAAAATCAAAAAATATGGCCAAAAAACAGCATAATCCATAAACCATTTATTTCATC is a window from the Methanothermobacter thermautotrophicus str. Delta H genome containing:
- the cobK gene encoding precorrin-6A reductase gives rise to the protein MSVIVMAGTEDARRIISRLSGMPWVEVTATATTEHGSDLAEKSGASRTVTGALDSDGLRELMADLDACILIDATHPFAAQATENALRACRETGTIYVRFERPEVIPDGVIRVGSFREAGEVASSLIGDGEVVMHLAGVSTLGDVLRSLEPERVAVRVLPSTSSIEKCLQLGVPPSHIIAMQGRFSAEMNLALLREYRAGAVITKESGETGGLPEKVEAASELGIPVILVERPEVNLEGEAVFGNINDLMDHVLKILRDMGQPGD
- the glp gene encoding molybdenum cofactor synthesis domain-containing protein; protein product: MGVEFLEIIDLDDARRITGELFSELYSQGTESVDILDADGRVLADDIESPVDLPPFDRASRDGYAVRAADTFGADEENPATLRCIETVEAGSVPSLEVAEGLCTRISTGAPVPEGADAVVMVEYTWEEVDRVYIQRPAYPSQHIAARGSDIRAGNVLLRTGTVLSPDKIAALSAAGITRVNVISKPSVCVISTGNELIEPSGQLEPGKIFDSNSAGLSSALKEAGCSVKHGGIVRDDYGELRDAILRGLEEADMVITSGGTSAGAGDILSEVLDELGRVVIHGISIKPGKPTIVGVVDDKIVVGLPGFPVSALIVFMSLIEPFIRKLSGRKASSGHVKTLKLAERLHSSRGRVHYALVMVDGDYARPIFKDSGAVAALAGADGYIEVPKNVEIINEGEEVEVVLFENR
- the eif1A gene encoding translation initiation factor eIF-1A — protein: MSRGHQTQEVRRVRTPRRGEIPGVVEQIMGHGKLKVRCADGHIRLGRIPGKMKKRIWIREGDVVLVKPWEFQSEEKADIVWRYTRTESNWLERKGYLKL
- a CDS encoding serine protein kinase RIO, coding for MDPEETGKAPEIRALKSRAVNRVDSDLGRMEAVKRLKGVEDRRVGSEVFDELTLKTLYKLANSGYLAVLNGAVSTGKEANVFKGITDTDDFVAVKIYRVATSDFKKMQYYIQGDPRFKVRTTNRRQLVQAWVNKEFRNLKRALEAGVRVPEPVTARDNVLIMEFIGKDGVPAPTMRDAPPEDPEEALETIIEYMHRLYKGARLVHGDLSFFNILNHCGEPVIIDVSQAMVLDHPLAGELLERDIENIIRDFRRIGVSVSADYIRERITGK